The Methylocaldum marinum genome includes the window CCGATGCCCCGGCGGGCAATCGGAAAACTCGGAATCGCGGGCGAGATAGTCGGGTACGGCGGGTTTTGCCATGCTCGCCTCCTAGGCTAACGCCGCCGCGAACTGGCGTATCCATTTGAGTACCGCCAGGGCTTCTTCGGTCGCAAGGCGGTATCTGGCCGAACCGGCTTGGTGCAACTCGGCCATCGTACCTGCAAAGGAAGCGTCGCCGACAATGGCGCGTTGCCGCAGCCATTCGCAAAGGTGACGGTTCAAAGACAGATGGTGTTCTTTCCCCTTGCTTTGATAGAACGCTAAAGCCTGCATCAGTCCGTTGTTCATGATGAGCGCCGGGGCGCCTTTGGCGAGATTCTTGTAATCGCTGGTGCAGCGCTGGACTTTTTCCCAGGCGAATGCTGCGCGTTGTTGTTCGAGGGTTTGCAT containing:
- the cmr5 gene encoding type III-B CRISPR module-associated protein Cmr5, which produces MQTLEQQRAAFAWEKVQRCTSDYKNLAKGAPALIMNNGLMQALAFYQSKGKEHHLSLNRHLCEWLRQRAIVGDASFAGTMAELHQAGSARYRLATEEALAVLKWIRQFAAALA